One part of the bacterium genome encodes these proteins:
- a CDS encoding glycine zipper 2TM domain-containing protein has translation MSCPSCIMALSGTDGFDPSPTKNTALGAVVGAAAGFLLAGRRYRWAGLAAGAVAGYLLAPTVVQRVASASSRPAAAPAAQPPPPELLPPGGRPPAAKLTSQAIRIMPATALQPPPEITQQTETDSFLDEWMRGPDSGPLSY, from the coding sequence ATGAGTTGCCCATCCTGCATCATGGCCCTATCCGGGACGGACGGTTTCGACCCCTCCCCTACCAAGAACACCGCCCTGGGCGCAGTGGTTGGCGCTGCGGCAGGCTTCCTGCTGGCCGGAAGGCGATACCGCTGGGCTGGCCTCGCCGCCGGGGCAGTTGCGGGCTATCTGCTGGCCCCAACCGTCGTGCAGAGGGTCGCCAGCGCCTCCAGCCGCCCCGCTGCGGCCCCCGCTGCCCAGCCCCCGCCTCCTGAGCTGCTGCCGCCAGGAGGACGGCCTCCAGCCGCCAAGCTGACATCTCAGGCGATCCGCATCATGCCCGCCACAGCCTTGCAGCCTCCGCCCGAAATCACGCAGCAGACCGAGACGGACTCGTTTCTGGATGAGTGGATGCGGGGGCCTGACTCGGGGCCGCTTTCGTACTGA